From a region of the Syntrophales bacterium genome:
- a CDS encoding cobalamin-dependent protein (Presence of a B(12) (cobalamin)-binding domain implies dependence on cobalamin itself, in one of its several forms, or in some unusual lineages, dependence on a cobalamin-like analog.), which translates to MSEEKIKVIISKVGLDGHDRGVKVVASLLREAGMEVVYLGMYQTPESIVKAALDEDADVIGVSYLSGEHLVFTPLIVAEMKKRGMDDVLFVAGGSFPPEDIPTMKEMGIDEVFRGGSLAEVFVSYIINNVGRKVAL; encoded by the coding sequence ATGAGCGAAGAAAAGATCAAAGTGATTATCAGCAAGGTCGGGCTGGATGGCCATGACCGCGGAGTTAAGGTGGTCGCCTCCCTGCTGCGGGAAGCAGGTATGGAAGTTGTGTATCTTGGCATGTACCAGACACCCGAGAGCATCGTCAAAGCTGCGCTTGACGAGGACGCGGATGTAATCGGGGTGAGTTACCTTTCCGGCGAGCATTTGGTTTTCACGCCGTTGATCGTCGCAGAAATGAAGAAGCGGGGTATGGATGACGTTCTTTTCGTCGCCGGCGGCTCTTTCCCCCCCGAAGACATCCCGACCATGAAAGAAATGGGCATTGACGAGGTCTTCCGCGGAGGATCGCTGGCCGAGGTGTTTGTGAGCTACATCATAAACAACGTCGGCAGGAAGGTCGCTTTATGA
- a CDS encoding NAD(P)H-dependent oxidoreductase subunit E, whose translation MDIEKVNKIIDKHQGDASSLIQVLLEIQKENHWLPKEALKMVSEKLQIPLTRIQHVATFYKAFSLVPKGRHEIHVCMGTACHVRGAMRVLDSVQDLTGIKPGETDLDLKFSLETVNCLGCCALGPVVEIDGTTHGKMTPSMTADALKHYE comes from the coding sequence ATGGATATTGAGAAAGTAAATAAAATTATTGATAAACATCAGGGCGACGCCAGTTCGCTGATTCAGGTGCTGCTGGAGATCCAGAAAGAAAATCATTGGCTTCCCAAGGAAGCGTTGAAGATGGTCAGTGAAAAATTACAGATTCCGCTGACCCGGATACAGCATGTCGCGACCTTTTACAAAGCCTTCAGTCTGGTTCCGAAGGGGCGTCACGAAATTCACGTTTGCATGGGCACTGCCTGTCATGTCCGGGGAGCAATGCGCGTTCTGGACTCGGTGCAGGACCTGACCGGGATCAAACCGGGCGAGACGGACCTGGATCTGAAGTTCAGCTTGGAGACGGTGAACTGCCTTGGCTGCTGCGCCCTGGGGCCGGTGGTGGAAATAGATGGGACGACGCACGGCAAAATGACTCCGTCCATGACGGCAGACGCGTTAAAACATTACGAGTAG
- a CDS encoding 4Fe-4S binding protein — protein MAQINSPAELEDFRRGLLSKREQNKPCITICSGSACRASGSEEVAASMVGELEKQGLSGKVDIRKTGCHGYCERGPIAVIHPEEICYLQIKTGDVEEIVAHAEGDHKLIERLLYTDPDSGEKIAHESEIPFYKNQERLIFGSNGNIDPKSIDDYLALGGYAALSRALFQMTPELALDEVKKSNLRGRGGGGFPTGRKWEESRKAPGEIKYVIVNADEGDPGAYMDRSILEGNPHSVLEGLTIGAYAVGAHEGFIYVRQEYPLAVENVTMAIAQAEEYGLLGKNILGSGFDFTVKVHRGAGAFVSGESSALMTALEGKTGEPRPKYIHTAVRGVWDRPSVLNNVETWATVPMIINRGADWFCGIGTEGSKGTKIFSLVGKVVNTGLVEVPMGVTLRDIIYKIGGGIPGGKKFKAVQTGGPSGGCMPGDLLDMKVDFDELARAGSMMGSGGMIVLDEDTCMVDVARYFLDFLSDESCGKCVPCREGIRQMLKILIRITEGQGKEGDIELLQEIAEVTKDASLCALGRSAPNPVLSTIHYFREEYEAHIRDKRCPALSCKKLISYYIDPKKCQACMICFKQCPAGAIISGKNLIHIIDQNKCTKCGTCLQVCPPRFGAVKKLSGELVPAPVSEEERTIKRERKEK, from the coding sequence ATGGCGCAGATCAATTCACCCGCTGAGTTGGAAGACTTCAGAAGGGGCTTGTTGTCGAAAAGAGAGCAAAATAAACCCTGCATTACGATATGTTCCGGGTCTGCCTGCCGCGCTTCCGGCAGTGAGGAGGTCGCCGCGAGCATGGTTGGGGAGCTGGAAAAGCAGGGATTGAGCGGGAAGGTGGATATCCGGAAGACCGGATGCCACGGTTATTGCGAGCGGGGGCCGATTGCGGTTATCCATCCCGAGGAGATCTGTTATCTGCAGATAAAGACCGGGGATGTTGAGGAAATTGTTGCCCATGCCGAAGGCGATCACAAGCTCATCGAACGGCTTCTCTACACGGACCCGGACAGCGGCGAAAAGATAGCTCATGAATCGGAGATTCCCTTCTACAAAAATCAGGAGCGGCTTATTTTTGGCTCCAACGGCAACATAGATCCCAAGAGCATTGACGACTATCTGGCGCTGGGCGGTTACGCCGCGTTATCCAGAGCCCTTTTTCAGATGACCCCCGAGCTGGCATTGGATGAGGTAAAAAAATCCAACCTGCGGGGAAGGGGCGGCGGCGGTTTTCCGACGGGCAGGAAGTGGGAGGAATCCCGCAAGGCGCCAGGCGAGATAAAATATGTGATCGTTAATGCCGACGAGGGAGACCCCGGGGCTTATATGGACAGGAGCATTCTTGAGGGCAACCCCCATTCGGTTCTGGAGGGGTTGACGATCGGCGCCTATGCCGTCGGCGCCCACGAGGGTTTTATCTATGTTCGCCAGGAATATCCTCTGGCGGTAGAGAATGTGACGATGGCAATTGCGCAGGCCGAGGAGTATGGTCTGCTGGGGAAGAATATCCTCGGCTCCGGCTTTGATTTTACGGTCAAGGTGCACCGGGGGGCCGGCGCCTTCGTTTCGGGTGAATCGAGCGCCCTGATGACGGCTCTGGAAGGGAAGACGGGGGAACCCAGGCCGAAATACATCCACACCGCCGTCCGAGGGGTGTGGGACAGACCGAGCGTTTTGAATAATGTTGAGACATGGGCTACCGTGCCCATGATCATCAACCGGGGAGCTGACTGGTTTTGCGGGATTGGGACGGAGGGCAGCAAAGGGACGAAGATTTTCTCGCTGGTGGGCAAGGTGGTTAATACCGGTCTGGTGGAAGTCCCCATGGGGGTAACCCTGCGGGATATCATCTACAAGATTGGCGGGGGAATCCCCGGCGGCAAGAAATTCAAGGCTGTGCAGACGGGGGGGCCGTCCGGAGGTTGCATGCCGGGGGACCTGCTGGACATGAAGGTTGATTTCGATGAACTCGCCCGCGCCGGCTCGATGATGGGTTCCGGCGGGATGATTGTGCTCGATGAAGATACCTGCATGGTGGATGTCGCCCGGTACTTTCTGGACTTTCTGTCCGATGAGTCGTGCGGCAAATGCGTGCCCTGCCGGGAGGGCATCCGGCAGATGCTGAAGATTCTTATCAGGATCACTGAGGGGCAGGGAAAAGAGGGCGACATCGAGCTTTTGCAGGAGATAGCCGAAGTAACGAAGGATGCCTCGCTTTGCGCGTTGGGACGGTCGGCGCCGAACCCCGTTTTAAGCACAATCCACTACTTCCGGGAAGAATATGAGGCGCACATCCGGGATAAAAGGTGTCCGGCGCTCTCCTGCAAGAAGTTGATCTCGTACTATATAGACCCGAAAAAGTGCCAGGCCTGCATGATCTGCTTCAAACAATGTCCGGCCGGGGCGATTATCAGCGGCAAAAACCTGATCCACATCATTGACCAGAATAAATGCACAAAATGCGGAACTTGCCTGCAGGTTTGCCCGCCCCGTTTCGGCGCGGTGAAGAAGCTTTCCGGTGAGCTTGTTCCTGCGCCTGTTTCCGAGGAAGAAAGAACGATAAAGAGAGAGCGGAAGGAAAAATGA
- a CDS encoding type II toxin-antitoxin system ParD family antitoxin, translating into MNISLTPQLETLVKNKVESGLYGSASEVMRDALRLLEERDRRHSLRVEELRAEIKKGLDSGEATPLDVEAIKVRGRKRLDAQQNRANG; encoded by the coding sequence ATGAACATTTCTCTTACGCCACAACTTGAAACACTGGTGAAAAATAAGGTGGAGAGTGGGCTTTATGGTTCCGCAAGCGAAGTTATGCGCGATGCCTTGCGCCTTCTTGAAGAGCGAGATCGAAGACATTCCTTGCGCGTTGAAGAACTTAGGGCAGAAATAAAGAAAGGTTTGGATAGCGGTGAAGCAACCCCTTTAGACGTGGAAGCTATCAAGGTACGGGGCCGCAAACGGCTTGATGCGCAACAAAACAGGGCAAACGGCTGA
- a CDS encoding 4Fe-4S binding protein, which produces MRTYGFSEDYYREAANKEVKFIRYDPNDKPVVEAAIEEGRQILRVTVTDPVLGKKLAIDADSLALAAAVIPSQGTKEAAGFFKVSTGLDGFFTEAHVKLKPVDFSADGVYLCGTDHYPKHITETVSQAYGAAGRALNPLSHETIVASGSVCEVDENRCVSCGACISVCAYGAIEFSGALQGTKAQVNPILCKGCGICNTVCPTAAIQLKHFNDEEILSQIDAAAGY; this is translated from the coding sequence ATGAGAACATACGGTTTCAGCGAGGATTATTACCGGGAAGCGGCGAATAAGGAAGTAAAGTTCATACGCTATGATCCGAATGACAAGCCCGTAGTAGAGGCTGCCATTGAGGAGGGGCGGCAGATTCTTCGGGTAACTGTAACCGATCCGGTGCTGGGAAAGAAGCTTGCCATAGACGCCGATTCGCTCGCTTTGGCCGCTGCCGTTATTCCCTCCCAGGGAACCAAGGAAGCAGCCGGATTTTTCAAGGTGTCAACGGGGCTGGATGGATTCTTTACGGAAGCCCATGTCAAATTGAAACCGGTTGATTTCAGCGCGGATGGCGTCTATCTCTGTGGAACTGATCACTATCCGAAACATATAACGGAAACCGTCAGCCAGGCTTATGGGGCGGCCGGTCGGGCCTTGAACCCCCTTTCACATGAAACAATCGTAGCCTCCGGCTCCGTTTGCGAGGTGGATGAGAACAGGTGCGTCTCCTGCGGGGCCTGCATATCTGTTTGCGCGTATGGCGCGATCGAGTTCAGCGGTGCGCTTCAGGGTACAAAGGCGCAGGTTAATCCCATCCTCTGCAAGGGATGCGGAATCTGCAACACGGTGTGTCCGACCGCGGCCATCCAACTGAAGCACTTTAACGATGAAGAAATACTCAGCCAGATCGATGCCGCGGCTGGCTATTAG
- a CDS encoding diguanylate cyclase: MKDLSGPNQELLEENSLLKQRIQELEQSEAERWQATALLRQERDLYLDLVNNQPAGIYRIRVFPREQWQKDAWSSSEYFPHCVELVSDRFCEILGINRQLYETNPRIIFDLVHTEDKAECVRKNEEANAKLIPFQWEGRVFVGGEIIWVHFESLPRPIENGDVLWTGILYDISEKKQAEASLRESEERYRTLVENASDIVFGLDDTGHITFVNPAGLRIMGYEEKEIIGRHYPTFIRPNMREEAMKFFGHQFVKGIPNTYSEYPVIVKDGREIWFGQNTQLIFQDGKVVAFQAVARDITERKRIGEALQNSENRYRELSIVDDLTQLYNSRHFYFQLKIELDRSNRYEQPLTLLLLDLDNFKVFNDAYGHVEGDQVLMRLGQVVKRCLRETDFAFRYGGEEFTILLPMTTSADAAITAERIRTEFKKETFSPVPGEDVHVTLSIGLAQYKPQEAMKAFVHRADQLMYQGKKNGKDRVCSKS; the protein is encoded by the coding sequence ATGAAAGATCTATCCGGACCAAATCAAGAACTGCTCGAAGAGAATTCCTTATTGAAGCAGAGAATCCAGGAACTGGAACAATCGGAAGCAGAGCGCTGGCAGGCGACGGCATTACTTCGACAGGAACGTGATTTGTATCTGGATCTGGTCAACAATCAACCTGCGGGGATATATCGTATTCGGGTATTTCCAAGAGAACAGTGGCAAAAGGATGCATGGAGCAGTTCGGAATACTTTCCTCATTGCGTAGAGCTGGTCAGTGACCGCTTCTGTGAAATTCTGGGGATTAACAGGCAGCTTTATGAAACCAACCCCCGTATAATCTTCGATCTGGTTCATACCGAAGACAAAGCAGAATGCGTCCGCAAGAACGAAGAAGCCAATGCTAAGCTGATTCCCTTTCAGTGGGAGGGGCGTGTGTTTGTCGGAGGGGAAATTATCTGGGTTCATTTCGAATCGCTCCCCCGACCCATCGAAAACGGTGATGTTCTCTGGACAGGCATCCTCTATGACATCAGTGAGAAAAAGCAGGCGGAGGCATCGCTGCGGGAGAGCGAGGAACGGTATCGGACCTTGGTGGAAAATGCGAGCGACATCGTCTTCGGATTGGACGACACCGGACACATAACCTTTGTCAATCCGGCGGGACTCCGCATTATGGGATACGAAGAAAAGGAAATTATCGGAAGGCATTATCCGACATTTATCCGCCCGAACATGCGAGAGGAAGCCATGAAGTTTTTTGGCCATCAGTTCGTGAAGGGGATTCCCAATACCTACTCCGAATATCCCGTTATCGTGAAAGATGGCCGCGAGATCTGGTTCGGGCAAAACACCCAGTTGATCTTTCAGGACGGCAAGGTGGTTGCCTTTCAGGCAGTGGCCCGCGACATCACCGAACGTAAGCGGATAGGGGAGGCTCTTCAGAACAGTGAAAACAGATACCGGGAACTCAGCATCGTCGATGATCTCACCCAACTCTACAATTCCCGGCATTTTTACTTTCAGCTTAAAATCGAATTAGACCGGTCGAACCGCTATGAACAGCCTTTAACCCTACTCCTGCTGGATCTCGACAATTTCAAGGTATTCAACGACGCTTACGGCCATGTCGAGGGAGACCAGGTCTTGATGCGACTCGGCCAGGTGGTGAAACGATGCCTGCGCGAGACGGATTTCGCTTTTCGGTATGGCGGCGAAGAATTTACGATCCTGCTGCCGATGACGACAAGCGCGGATGCCGCCATTACAGCGGAAAGAATCCGGACGGAATTCAAGAAAGAGACATTTTCGCCGGTACCGGGTGAAGACGTCCATGTGACGTTGAGCATCGGTCTTGCGCAGTACAAGCCGCAGGAAGCGATGAAGGCGTTCGTTCACCGGGCAGACCAGCTCATGTACCAGGGGAAAAAGAACGGGAAAGACAGGGTTTGTTCTAAGTCATAG
- a CDS encoding hydrogenase iron-sulfur subunit, which yields MRLIRVMCTGRVDLSFVLRALSKGMDGVFIIGCNLGECNYTTHGNFHALGMALLCKKIMAHIGIDPERLRVEYMSSGDGIRFAEVMNEFSSKIKHLGPLGKGEGIEKGLLAQKLEAVLAITPFIRLLERERLRVPLRTSEEYYKFFASADVNKIFKEFIVDKLAISQIMLLLREKPMPTGEIARRIGLTPSEVSRHMNSSSRQGLVSYDEGQKSYALA from the coding sequence ATGAGACTTATACGCGTCATGTGCACCGGCAGGGTTGATTTGTCGTTTGTGCTCCGCGCTTTATCCAAAGGAATGGATGGGGTGTTTATTATCGGTTGCAATCTTGGCGAATGCAACTACACCACTCACGGAAATTTCCATGCCTTGGGCATGGCGCTTCTCTGTAAAAAAATAATGGCGCATATCGGTATTGACCCGGAGCGGTTGAGGGTAGAGTATATGTCTTCCGGGGACGGGATCCGCTTTGCCGAGGTCATGAATGAATTTAGCAGTAAGATAAAACATTTAGGCCCACTCGGCAAGGGCGAGGGAATCGAAAAAGGTCTGTTGGCGCAAAAGCTTGAAGCAGTGTTAGCGATAACCCCGTTCATCCGGCTCTTGGAAAGAGAGCGTTTGCGAGTGCCTCTGCGGACGTCGGAAGAGTATTACAAATTTTTCGCCAGTGCAGATGTCAACAAAATATTCAAGGAGTTTATCGTAGATAAGCTGGCGATAAGCCAGATCATGCTGCTTCTGCGGGAGAAACCGATGCCGACTGGGGAAATTGCCCGGCGCATAGGGCTTACGCCCTCGGAAGTATCAAGGCACATGAACAGTTCGTCAAGACAGGGATTGGTCAGTTACGATGAAGGCCAAAAGAGCTACGCCCTGGCCTGA
- a CDS encoding 2Fe-2S iron-sulfur cluster-binding protein, which produces MSEITLQIDGREVAAKEGMTILQAAQEAGISIPTLCHHEKLEPYGGCRICSVEVENRGRTSIVASCLYPVEKGLVVKTRSERVDRIRKMILQLLMAHAPFAPELQRLAGEYGANPDRFEKESSFCITCGLCVRYCNEVKKKNALGWIDRGIRKEISFIPEIAARECNDCKECFPLCPTSYLQAAFVLVEALAFTDIKCRFPSASSQPAPIK; this is translated from the coding sequence ATGAGCGAAATAACGTTGCAGATTGACGGCAGGGAAGTTGCGGCAAAAGAGGGGATGACCATTTTACAGGCGGCTCAGGAGGCGGGGATATCCATTCCGACGCTTTGTCATCACGAGAAACTGGAGCCTTACGGCGGCTGCCGGATTTGCTCTGTCGAAGTCGAAAATCGCGGTCGGACCAGCATTGTCGCTTCCTGCCTTTACCCGGTGGAAAAGGGGCTGGTTGTAAAGACGAGATCGGAGCGGGTTGATCGAATTCGCAAGATGATTTTGCAACTGCTGATGGCCCATGCCCCGTTTGCCCCTGAATTGCAAAGGCTTGCCGGGGAGTATGGCGCAAACCCGGACCGTTTTGAAAAAGAGTCCTCCTTCTGCATTACCTGCGGCCTGTGCGTAAGGTACTGCAACGAGGTAAAGAAAAAGAACGCACTCGGCTGGATTGACAGAGGAATAAGAAAAGAGATCAGCTTCATCCCGGAAATAGCCGCCCGGGAGTGCAACGACTGCAAGGAATGTTTTCCGCTCTGCCCGACCTCGTACCTGCAGGCAGCCTTCGTTCTGGTCGAAGCCCTTGCGTTTACGGACATTAAGTGCCGCTTCCCCTCCGCTTCATCCCAACCTGCGCCAATAAAATAG
- a CDS encoding methylmalonyl-CoA mutase family protein has product MSTDKSDREDQKINWDVYLQAYYEKPASTKTWSGYDVKEIYTPDDRAAENYQANIADAGEYPFTRGLHRNMFRGRYWTRREVVGIGSPADTHERAAYCFENGGTGLNTIADVTYEMGLDADHPRAHNEVGLTGVNISHIKDMETLIGDIPLDKVSWSLITASTAAAATMAQYVAVARNKGYDISKLHGSIQNDPIHFRYCGFSPACPLDLSIKLGSDVMEFCTREMPKWYYTTVNMYDLREQGITAPQEIAYGFGIAMCYIDELIRRGLNIDTFAPRFTFYVSCHMDIFEEISKIRAARRMWARLMKEKYGAKDPRSMHFRFAVHTAGCSLIPQQPLNNLVRIAYEALTAVLGGVQSLHCCSYDEPMCLPTEKGHLQALRTQQIIAYETGVTNVADPLGGSYYVESLTDKIEEEALRYMKEVEDIGGTEEAIRSEWLDSRFEQEALKRQKELDNLEKLVVGVNVFTTEPEKTTPLGVQRISENSSKDQIEGVRKFKLSRDKIKLEEAIDRLREDAAAGRNTIPAMINATQAMATTGELLGTVREVFGYSYDPLNIIESPFK; this is encoded by the coding sequence ATGAGCACCGATAAATCGGACAGGGAAGATCAGAAAATCAACTGGGACGTTTATCTTCAGGCATATTACGAAAAACCGGCCAGCACGAAAACCTGGTCCGGGTACGACGTCAAGGAAATTTATACGCCGGACGACCGGGCCGCGGAAAATTACCAGGCAAACATAGCCGACGCCGGCGAGTACCCCTTCACCCGCGGGCTGCACCGCAACATGTTCCGGGGCCGGTATTGGACCCGCCGGGAAGTCGTCGGCATCGGGTCGCCGGCGGACACCCACGAGCGGGCCGCCTACTGCTTCGAGAACGGCGGGACCGGCCTTAACACCATCGCCGACGTTACCTATGAAATGGGTCTGGATGCGGACCACCCCAGGGCTCATAACGAGGTCGGCCTGACCGGGGTCAACATCTCGCACATCAAGGACATGGAAACCCTGATCGGGGACATCCCTCTCGACAAGGTTAGCTGGTCGCTCATCACCGCATCCACCGCTGCGGCGGCGACCATGGCCCAGTACGTGGCCGTGGCCCGGAACAAGGGCTATGACATCAGCAAGCTGCATGGCTCCATTCAAAACGACCCCATTCACTTCCGTTACTGCGGGTTCAGCCCCGCCTGCCCTCTCGATTTGTCCATTAAGCTGGGCTCCGACGTCATGGAGTTCTGCACCCGGGAGATGCCCAAATGGTATTACACCACGGTCAACATGTACGACCTGCGCGAGCAGGGCATCACCGCGCCTCAGGAGATCGCCTACGGCTTCGGCATCGCCATGTGCTACATCGACGAGCTTATCCGCCGGGGCCTCAACATTGACACATTTGCGCCGAGGTTCACCTTTTATGTCTCCTGCCACATGGACATTTTTGAAGAAATCTCCAAAATCCGGGCCGCACGACGCATGTGGGCCAGGCTGATGAAGGAAAAGTACGGGGCCAAAGACCCGCGGTCCATGCATTTCCGCTTTGCCGTCCACACGGCCGGCTGCTCGCTTATCCCTCAGCAACCGCTGAACAACCTGGTCCGTATCGCCTACGAAGCCCTGACCGCAGTACTCGGCGGTGTCCAGTCCCTGCATTGCTGCTCCTATGACGAACCCATGTGCCTTCCCACGGAAAAAGGACACCTGCAGGCCTTGCGCACTCAGCAGATAATCGCCTACGAAACAGGCGTGACCAATGTGGCCGACCCGCTGGGCGGATCCTATTATGTAGAGAGCCTGACCGACAAAATCGAGGAAGAGGCCTTGCGGTACATGAAGGAAGTGGAAGACATCGGCGGCACGGAGGAGGCTATCCGCAGCGAATGGCTGGACAGCCGCTTTGAGCAGGAAGCGCTCAAGCGACAGAAGGAATTGGACAACCTGGAAAAGCTGGTAGTCGGGGTCAACGTCTTCACGACCGAACCGGAAAAGACCACGCCGCTGGGCGTGCAGCGCATTTCCGAAAACTCGTCCAAGGACCAGATCGAGGGTGTGCGCAAGTTCAAGCTGAGCCGTGACAAAATAAAGCTGGAAGAGGCTATAGACAGGCTCCGTGAAGATGCCGCCGCAGGCAGAAACACCATCCCGGCTATGATCAACGCCACTCAGGCCATGGCCACCACCGGCGAACTGCTCGGGACTGTGCGCGAAGTTTTCGGCTATTCCTACGATCCGCTGAACATCATCGAATCCCCATTTAAGTGA
- a CDS encoding TetR/AcrR family transcriptional regulator: MEQQTDFKSLDKSLRKQMVIDTAITIFHRKGYRTATLDDVAHELGVSKAALYHYVSSKEALLSLIYIQSMKSFFANASDIEEMDLAPPEKLRFFIRSHIRNIVVSNLHMFAVFFSEENQLPEKQFQEIREEKRKYSKIVERIIAEGIEQGCFRPLDPKLQAFAIIGMCNWLYKWYKPDCGGKSPEEIADHFLNFLENGYLQPSQGEEAAETKTNKRDKKKLDRKLQIVEELKERTEGLSSLLIDLEKSF, encoded by the coding sequence ATGGAACAGCAAACCGACTTCAAGAGTCTGGACAAAAGCCTGCGCAAGCAGATGGTCATCGACACGGCCATTACCATATTTCACCGGAAAGGTTACCGCACGGCCACCCTCGACGATGTGGCCCACGAACTGGGGGTGAGCAAGGCCGCCCTTTATCACTATGTGTCCTCAAAAGAAGCTCTGCTTTCCCTGATCTACATTCAGTCGATGAAAAGCTTTTTCGCCAACGCCAGCGATATCGAAGAAATGGATCTGGCGCCGCCCGAGAAGCTCCGCTTTTTCATCAGGAGCCACATCCGGAACATCGTTGTCAGCAACCTGCACATGTTCGCCGTCTTCTTCAGCGAAGAAAACCAGTTGCCGGAAAAGCAGTTTCAGGAAATCCGCGAAGAAAAACGAAAGTATTCCAAGATCGTTGAAAGGATCATCGCCGAAGGCATCGAACAAGGCTGCTTCCGCCCTTTGGATCCCAAGCTTCAGGCCTTTGCCATCATCGGCATGTGCAACTGGCTTTACAAATGGTATAAGCCGGACTGCGGGGGCAAATCGCCCGAGGAAATCGCCGATCATTTTCTTAACTTTCTGGAAAACGGATATTTGCAGCCGTCGCAGGGCGAAGAAGCCGCAGAGACAAAAACGAACAAGCGGGATAAAAAAAAGTTAGACAGGAAACTCCAGATAGTGGAGGAATTGAAGGAGAGGACAGAAGGGCTTTCCAGCCTGCTGATTGATTTGGAGAAATCTTTTTAG
- the meaB gene encoding methylmalonyl Co-A mutase-associated GTPase MeaB: protein MSRKNNLTPEELVERLLGGDRRAGARMITMIEDRAPQANDMMKMIFPHTGQSMIVGLTGSGGSGKSTLIDHLIGRFRAMGKKVGVVAVDPSSPFSGGALLGDRIRFQNHSLDDGVYIRSMGSRGYLGGLNRATADVVRVMEAMGNEIIIIETLGAGQDEIDIIHVAQTCLLILTPGMGDDIQAMKAGIMEIADIIVLNKADLDGANFCLRSLEATIHYGLAEKKGWIPRVVPTIACASKSMNVQGVDELVQAVMDHQSYLHETRKIDEVQAQRIEQELGLIFKDEVEKVVFAGLKGTGKKRQYIEAIRAGKTDPYSLVKEVLSSFNFSHPI from the coding sequence ATGAGCAGGAAGAATAATCTGACCCCGGAAGAACTGGTCGAAAGGCTGCTTGGCGGCGACCGCCGGGCGGGGGCCCGCATGATCACAATGATCGAGGATCGCGCTCCTCAGGCCAACGACATGATGAAGATGATCTTCCCTCACACCGGACAGTCCATGATCGTCGGTCTGACCGGATCGGGCGGAAGCGGCAAATCCACCCTTATCGACCACCTGATCGGTCGCTTTCGGGCCATGGGGAAAAAGGTCGGGGTGGTGGCCGTCGACCCCAGCAGCCCTTTTTCCGGCGGCGCACTCCTGGGGGACCGGATCAGGTTTCAGAACCACTCCCTGGATGACGGCGTTTACATCCGGTCCATGGGTTCGCGGGGCTATCTGGGCGGGCTGAACCGGGCCACCGCGGATGTGGTCCGAGTCATGGAGGCCATGGGGAACGAAATCATCATCATCGAAACACTGGGCGCCGGCCAGGACGAAATCGACATCATCCACGTGGCCCAGACCTGCCTGCTGATCCTGACCCCCGGCATGGGCGACGACATCCAGGCCATGAAGGCCGGCATTATGGAAATCGCCGACATCATCGTCCTGAACAAGGCCGACCTGGACGGGGCCAACTTCTGCCTGCGAAGCCTGGAAGCGACCATCCATTACGGACTGGCGGAGAAAAAGGGCTGGATCCCCCGGGTCGTTCCCACCATCGCCTGCGCATCCAAATCCATGAACGTCCAAGGGGTGGATGAACTGGTGCAGGCCGTCATGGACCATCAGTCATACCTGCACGAAACACGTAAAATCGATGAGGTGCAAGCCCAGCGAATCGAGCAGGAACTGGGGCTGATTTTCAAAGACGAAGTGGAAAAGGTGGTTTTTGCCGGACTCAAGGGCACGGGGAAAAAACGCCAATATATCGAAGCCATCCGCGCCGGAAAAACCGATCCCTACTCCCTGGTCAAAGAGGTCCTGTCCTCTTTTAACTTTAGCCACCCCATTTAG